A region from the Pelodiscus sinensis isolate JC-2024 chromosome 11, ASM4963464v1, whole genome shotgun sequence genome encodes:
- the DRAP1 gene encoding dr1-associated corepressor isoform X2 gives MPSKKKKYNARFPPARIKKIMQTDEEIGKVAAAVPVIISRALELFLESLLRKACQVTQSRNAKTMTTSHLGRKPGSGRKNGGTGSKGKDPKQSGTDSEQEDDSEDSESDGEEETSQSTPPSRPTTHFPSSPAPYLHFTCPPQSTMAMPVSVPPALPAMMASAPAPPVPAQDEEEEDYDS, from the exons ATGCCGAGCAAGAAAAAGAAATACAACGCGCGCTTCCCGCCG GCCCGGATCAAGAAGATCATGCAGACAGATGAGGAGATTGGGAAGGTGGCCGCTGCTGTTCCCGTCATTATAT CCCGGGCGCTGGAGCTGTTCTTGGAGTCGCTCCTCAGGAAGGCCTGTCAGGTGACACAGTCCAGAAATGCCAAGACCATGACCACCTCCCACCT GGGCCGGAAGCCGGGCAGTGGGCGGAAGAACGGTGGCACTGGCAGCAAAGGAAAGGACCCGAAGCAGTCAGGCACAGACTCTGAGCAGGAG GATGATTCTGAGGACAGTGAGAGCGATGGGGAAGAGGAGACGTCCCAGTCTACACCCCCCAGCCGCCCCACCACTCACTTCCCCAG CTCTCCAGCGCCATATTTGCACTTCACCTGCCCCCCACAGTCCACCATGGCCATGCCTGTCTccgtgcccccagccctgcctgccatgatggcctctgctccagcaccccctgtcccagcgcaggacgaggaggaggaagattatGACTCGTAG
- the DRAP1 gene encoding dr1-associated corepressor isoform X1 — protein MPSKKKKYNARFPPARIKKIMQTDEEIGKVAAAVPVIISRALELFLESLLRKACQVTQSRNAKTMTTSHLKQCIELEQQFDFLKDLVASVPDMQGDVEDNHAEGEKVSRRGRKPGSGRKNGGTGSKGKDPKQSGTDSEQEDDSEDSESDGEEETSQSTPPSRPTTHFPSSPAPYLHFTCPPQSTMAMPVSVPPALPAMMASAPAPPVPAQDEEEEDYDS, from the exons ATGCCGAGCAAGAAAAAGAAATACAACGCGCGCTTCCCGCCG GCCCGGATCAAGAAGATCATGCAGACAGATGAGGAGATTGGGAAGGTGGCCGCTGCTGTTCCCGTCATTATAT CCCGGGCGCTGGAGCTGTTCTTGGAGTCGCTCCTCAGGAAGGCCTGTCAGGTGACACAGTCCAGAAATGCCAAGACCATGACCACCTCCCACCT gaagcagtgtaTAGAGCTGGAGCAGCAGTTCGACTTCCTCAAGGATCTGGTGGCCTCGGTGCCCGACATGCAGGGAGACGTGGAGGACAACCACGCTGAGGGCGAGAAGGTCTCTAGGAG GGGCCGGAAGCCGGGCAGTGGGCGGAAGAACGGTGGCACTGGCAGCAAAGGAAAGGACCCGAAGCAGTCAGGCACAGACTCTGAGCAGGAG GATGATTCTGAGGACAGTGAGAGCGATGGGGAAGAGGAGACGTCCCAGTCTACACCCCCCAGCCGCCCCACCACTCACTTCCCCAG CTCTCCAGCGCCATATTTGCACTTCACCTGCCCCCCACAGTCCACCATGGCCATGCCTGTCTccgtgcccccagccctgcctgccatgatggcctctgctccagcaccccctgtcccagcgcaggacgaggaggaggaagattatGACTCGTAG
- the C11H11orf68 gene encoding UPF0696 protein C11orf68 homolog: MSDQDDGDAGKEGAFSAEHLAAESMAADMDPWLVFDARKTPRAEFEEWLQTYQPSRVSRFGDPEHRTEPVGWIAIYGPNYCPESGDVVGLQEAWERLQISGRHVTFNTIRELALNHRVLTGKWLMHLDTGFKVDHAWSGIARSVLEGRFGVAKVSPCYPSSDRKHVICIYTDDFTDEEKVMDADAAIRGTGVKCLLSYKPDVYTYLGIYRDNRWHLCPTIYESKFDLECIPRRSRIINKVSNTEVT, translated from the coding sequence ATGTCAGACCAGGATGATGGGGATGCAGGAAAGGAAGGGGCCTTCTCGGCCGAGCACCTGGCCGCTGAGTCCATGGCAGCTGACATGGACCCCTGGCTGGTGTTTGATGCCCGAAAGACCCCCCGGGCTGAGTTTGAGGAGTGGCTGCAGACCTATCAGCCCTCACGGGTGTCTCGCTTTGGAGATCCTGAGCACCGCActgagcctgtgggctggattgCCATCTATGGCCCAAATTACTGCCCAGAGTCAGGTGACgtggtggggctgcaggaggcttGGGAGCGGCTTCAGATCAGTGGGCGCCATGTCACCTTCAACACTATCCGTGAGCTGGCACTCAACCACCGTGTCCTCACTGGCAAGTGGTTGATGCACCTGGACACTGGCTTCAAAGTGGACCATGCCTGGAGTGGCATCGCCCGCTCAGTGCTGGAGGGGCGCTTTGGGGTGGCCAAGGTCAGCCCCTGCTATCCTAGCTCGGACCGCAAGCATGTCATCTGCATCTACACAGATGATTTCACTGACGAGGAGAAAGTGATGGATGCGGATGCTGCCATCCGGGGAACCGGCGTCAAGTGCCTGCTCTCTTACAAGCCTGATGTCTATACCTATCTAGGCATCTACCGGGACAATCGCTGGCACCTCTGCCCCACCATCTATGAGAGCAAGTTCGACTTAGAGTGCATCCCCCGCCGCTCCCGTATCATCAACAAAGTCAGCAACACTGAGGTGACttag
- the RELA gene encoding transcription factor p65 isoform X3, whose product MLPFVLLQQNWALQEPPPSSNPYVEIIEQPKQRGMRFRYKCEGRSAGSIPGERSTDTTKTHPTIKINNYTGPGKVRISLVTKDAPHRPHPHELVGKDCKDGYYEAELSPERNIHSFQNLGIQCVKKRELDEAVAQRIRTNNNPFNVPLDDQKGDYDLNAVRLCFQVWVQDPVGTGHLVPLPLVVSQPIYDNRAPNTAELKICRVNRNSGSCLGGDEIFLLCDKVQKEDIEVRFFKDSWEAKGSFSQADVHRQVAIVFKTPPYQDQALREPVTVQMQLRRPSDKEVSEAMEFRYLPDEGDFHRIEEKRKRTRDTFKNFVQKTPFAAVVVPEARSPRRIAVPSRTAPVPKPTFSLPSMSGLPGMAGAMGQLPPIQKPQATAQHTSLPFTGPSQAPPAPQLRFSTVNLEQFSSLGISSRAQPPPPVPETEPSFDALFQLPFDSGSDSATMELGALLDDTTYASLESINTNDFRQLLSQGSSMEGADGHNMLLTYPDSITRLMSSQRGVVSGTGEESQGDGGGGGGSGANSFINGVLGTLPEESLTSMGDLDFSALLSQFSSS is encoded by the exons ATGCTGCCTTTTGTCTTACTCCAGCAGAACTGGGCACTCCAGG agccccctcccagcagcaatcCTTATGTGGAGATCATCGAACAGCCCAAGCAACGTGGCATGCGCTTCCGCTACAAGTGTGAGGGGCGTTCTGCCGGCAGCATCCCCGGGGAGCGCAGCACCGACACCACCAAGACACACCCCACCATCAAG ATCAATAATTACACAGGTCCTGGGAAGGTTCGCATCTCACTGGTGACCAAAGATGCTCCCCACCGACCCCACCCTCATGAGCTGGTGGGCAAGGACTGCAAGGATGGCTACTATGAGGCTGAACTATCACCTGAGCGCAACATCCACAG CTTCCAGAACCTGGGCATCCAGTGTGTGAAGAAGCGGGAGCTGGATGAGGCAGTGGCACAGCGCATCCGCACCAACAACAACCCCTTCAATG TGCCCTTGGACGACCAGAAGGGGGACTATGACCTGAACGCCGTGCGGCTTTGCTTCCAGGTGTGGGTGCAGGACCCTGTGGGTACTGGACACCTTGTGCCACTTCCCCTTGTGGTGTCACAGCCGATCTACGACAACC GTGCCCCCAACACAGCTGAGCTGAAGATCTGCCGGGTCAATCGCAACTCAgggagctgcctggggggagacGAGATCTTCCTGCTTTGTGATAAAGTGCAGAAAG AGGACATTGAAGTCCGGTTCTTCAAGGACTCATGGGAAGCCAAGGGCTCCTTCTCGCAAGCAGATGTGCACCGGCAGGTCGCCATCGTGTTCAAAACCCCCCCCTATCAGGACCAGGCACTCAGGGAGCCGGTGACGGTCCAGATGCAGCTTCGGCGCCCATCTGACAAGGAGGTCAGCGAGGCCATGGAGTTCCGCTACCTGCCAGATGAAG GTGACTTCCATCGCATCGAGGAGAAGCGCAAGCGCACACGGGACACCTTCAAGAACTTTGTACAGAAAACACCTTTCGCAG CAGTGGTAGTTCCAGAGGCACGCTCACCACGTCGGATCGCTGTCCCTAGCCGCACAGCTCCTGTTCCCAAACCCACTTTCAGCCTACCCAGCATGAGCG GTCTCCCCGGAATGGCaggtgccatggggcagctgccaCCAATCCAGAAACCGCAGGCCACGGCCCAGCACACCTCTTTACCTTTTACTGGGCCCAGCCaagctcctcccgccccccagctgagATTCAGTACAGTCAACCTGGAGCAGTTCTCCAGCCTGGGCATCTcaagccgggcccagcccccacctcctgtTCCTGAGACTGAGCCCAGCTTTGATGCCTTGTTCCAGCTGCCTTTTGACAGTGGGAGCGACTCCGCTACCatggagctgggagccctgttGGATGACACCACCTACGCCAGCCTAGAGTCCATCAACACTAATGACTTCCGGCAGCTGCTGAGCCAGGGGTCATCCATGGAGGGGGCTGATGGGCACAACATGCTTCTGACCTATCCCGACTCAATCACCCGCCTGATGAGCAGCCAGCGTGGTGTGGTGAGTGGGACAGGGGAAGAGTCACAAGGCGacggtggaggtggggggggcagcggtgcCAACAGCTTCATCAACGGGGTCCTAGGCACCCTCCCTGAAGAGAGCCTCACCTCCATGGGAGATCTGGACTTCAGTGCCTTGCTCAGCCAGTTCAGCTCCTCCTAG
- the RELA gene encoding transcription factor p65 isoform X1, with translation MAEMEDMLPFVLLQQNWALQEPPPSSNPYVEIIEQPKQRGMRFRYKCEGRSAGSIPGERSTDTTKTHPTIKINNYTGPGKVRISLVTKDAPHRPHPHELVGKDCKDGYYEAELSPERNIHSFQNLGIQCVKKRELDEAVAQRIRTNNNPFNVPLDDQKGDYDLNAVRLCFQVWVQDPVGTGHLVPLPLVVSQPIYDNRAPNTAELKICRVNRNSGSCLGGDEIFLLCDKVQKEDIEVRFFKDSWEAKGSFSQADVHRQVAIVFKTPPYQDQALREPVTVQMQLRRPSDKEVSEAMEFRYLPDEGDFHRIEEKRKRTRDTFKNFVQKTPFAAVVVPEARSPRRIAVPSRTAPVPKPTFSLPSMSGLPGMAGAMGQLPPIQKPQATAQHTSLPFTGPSQAPPAPQLRFSTVNLEQFSSLGISSRAQPPPPVPETEPSFDALFQLPFDSGSDSATMELGALLDDTTYASLESINTNDFRQLLSQGSSMEGADGHNMLLTYPDSITRLMSSQRGVVSGTGEESQGDGGGGGGSGANSFINGVLGTLPEESLTSMGDLDFSALLSQFSSS, from the exons ACATGCTGCCTTTTGTCTTACTCCAGCAGAACTGGGCACTCCAGG agccccctcccagcagcaatcCTTATGTGGAGATCATCGAACAGCCCAAGCAACGTGGCATGCGCTTCCGCTACAAGTGTGAGGGGCGTTCTGCCGGCAGCATCCCCGGGGAGCGCAGCACCGACACCACCAAGACACACCCCACCATCAAG ATCAATAATTACACAGGTCCTGGGAAGGTTCGCATCTCACTGGTGACCAAAGATGCTCCCCACCGACCCCACCCTCATGAGCTGGTGGGCAAGGACTGCAAGGATGGCTACTATGAGGCTGAACTATCACCTGAGCGCAACATCCACAG CTTCCAGAACCTGGGCATCCAGTGTGTGAAGAAGCGGGAGCTGGATGAGGCAGTGGCACAGCGCATCCGCACCAACAACAACCCCTTCAATG TGCCCTTGGACGACCAGAAGGGGGACTATGACCTGAACGCCGTGCGGCTTTGCTTCCAGGTGTGGGTGCAGGACCCTGTGGGTACTGGACACCTTGTGCCACTTCCCCTTGTGGTGTCACAGCCGATCTACGACAACC GTGCCCCCAACACAGCTGAGCTGAAGATCTGCCGGGTCAATCGCAACTCAgggagctgcctggggggagacGAGATCTTCCTGCTTTGTGATAAAGTGCAGAAAG AGGACATTGAAGTCCGGTTCTTCAAGGACTCATGGGAAGCCAAGGGCTCCTTCTCGCAAGCAGATGTGCACCGGCAGGTCGCCATCGTGTTCAAAACCCCCCCCTATCAGGACCAGGCACTCAGGGAGCCGGTGACGGTCCAGATGCAGCTTCGGCGCCCATCTGACAAGGAGGTCAGCGAGGCCATGGAGTTCCGCTACCTGCCAGATGAAG GTGACTTCCATCGCATCGAGGAGAAGCGCAAGCGCACACGGGACACCTTCAAGAACTTTGTACAGAAAACACCTTTCGCAG CAGTGGTAGTTCCAGAGGCACGCTCACCACGTCGGATCGCTGTCCCTAGCCGCACAGCTCCTGTTCCCAAACCCACTTTCAGCCTACCCAGCATGAGCG GTCTCCCCGGAATGGCaggtgccatggggcagctgccaCCAATCCAGAAACCGCAGGCCACGGCCCAGCACACCTCTTTACCTTTTACTGGGCCCAGCCaagctcctcccgccccccagctgagATTCAGTACAGTCAACCTGGAGCAGTTCTCCAGCCTGGGCATCTcaagccgggcccagcccccacctcctgtTCCTGAGACTGAGCCCAGCTTTGATGCCTTGTTCCAGCTGCCTTTTGACAGTGGGAGCGACTCCGCTACCatggagctgggagccctgttGGATGACACCACCTACGCCAGCCTAGAGTCCATCAACACTAATGACTTCCGGCAGCTGCTGAGCCAGGGGTCATCCATGGAGGGGGCTGATGGGCACAACATGCTTCTGACCTATCCCGACTCAATCACCCGCCTGATGAGCAGCCAGCGTGGTGTGGTGAGTGGGACAGGGGAAGAGTCACAAGGCGacggtggaggtggggggggcagcggtgcCAACAGCTTCATCAACGGGGTCCTAGGCACCCTCCCTGAAGAGAGCCTCACCTCCATGGGAGATCTGGACTTCAGTGCCTTGCTCAGCCAGTTCAGCTCCTCCTAG
- the RELA gene encoding transcription factor p65 isoform X2, protein MAEMEDMLPFVLLQQNWALQEPPPSSNPYVEIIEQPKQRGMRFRYKCEGRSAGSIPGERSTDTTKTHPTIKINNYTGPGKVRISLVTKDAPHRPHPHELVGKDCKDGYYEAELSPERNIHSFQNLGIQCVKKRELDEAVAQRIRTNNNPFNVPLDDQKGDYDLNAVRLCFQVWVQDPVGTGHLVPLPLVVSQPIYDNRAPNTAELKICRVNRNSGSCLGGDEIFLLCDKVQKEDIEVRFFKDSWEAKGSFSQADVHRQVAIVFKTPPYQDQALREPVTVQMQLRRPSDKEVSEAMEFRYLPDEGDFHRIEEKRKRTRDTFKNFVQKTPFAVVVPEARSPRRIAVPSRTAPVPKPTFSLPSMSGLPGMAGAMGQLPPIQKPQATAQHTSLPFTGPSQAPPAPQLRFSTVNLEQFSSLGISSRAQPPPPVPETEPSFDALFQLPFDSGSDSATMELGALLDDTTYASLESINTNDFRQLLSQGSSMEGADGHNMLLTYPDSITRLMSSQRGVVSGTGEESQGDGGGGGGSGANSFINGVLGTLPEESLTSMGDLDFSALLSQFSSS, encoded by the exons ACATGCTGCCTTTTGTCTTACTCCAGCAGAACTGGGCACTCCAGG agccccctcccagcagcaatcCTTATGTGGAGATCATCGAACAGCCCAAGCAACGTGGCATGCGCTTCCGCTACAAGTGTGAGGGGCGTTCTGCCGGCAGCATCCCCGGGGAGCGCAGCACCGACACCACCAAGACACACCCCACCATCAAG ATCAATAATTACACAGGTCCTGGGAAGGTTCGCATCTCACTGGTGACCAAAGATGCTCCCCACCGACCCCACCCTCATGAGCTGGTGGGCAAGGACTGCAAGGATGGCTACTATGAGGCTGAACTATCACCTGAGCGCAACATCCACAG CTTCCAGAACCTGGGCATCCAGTGTGTGAAGAAGCGGGAGCTGGATGAGGCAGTGGCACAGCGCATCCGCACCAACAACAACCCCTTCAATG TGCCCTTGGACGACCAGAAGGGGGACTATGACCTGAACGCCGTGCGGCTTTGCTTCCAGGTGTGGGTGCAGGACCCTGTGGGTACTGGACACCTTGTGCCACTTCCCCTTGTGGTGTCACAGCCGATCTACGACAACC GTGCCCCCAACACAGCTGAGCTGAAGATCTGCCGGGTCAATCGCAACTCAgggagctgcctggggggagacGAGATCTTCCTGCTTTGTGATAAAGTGCAGAAAG AGGACATTGAAGTCCGGTTCTTCAAGGACTCATGGGAAGCCAAGGGCTCCTTCTCGCAAGCAGATGTGCACCGGCAGGTCGCCATCGTGTTCAAAACCCCCCCCTATCAGGACCAGGCACTCAGGGAGCCGGTGACGGTCCAGATGCAGCTTCGGCGCCCATCTGACAAGGAGGTCAGCGAGGCCATGGAGTTCCGCTACCTGCCAGATGAAG GTGACTTCCATCGCATCGAGGAGAAGCGCAAGCGCACACGGGACACCTTCAAGAACTTTGTACAGAAAACACCTTTCGCAG TGGTAGTTCCAGAGGCACGCTCACCACGTCGGATCGCTGTCCCTAGCCGCACAGCTCCTGTTCCCAAACCCACTTTCAGCCTACCCAGCATGAGCG GTCTCCCCGGAATGGCaggtgccatggggcagctgccaCCAATCCAGAAACCGCAGGCCACGGCCCAGCACACCTCTTTACCTTTTACTGGGCCCAGCCaagctcctcccgccccccagctgagATTCAGTACAGTCAACCTGGAGCAGTTCTCCAGCCTGGGCATCTcaagccgggcccagcccccacctcctgtTCCTGAGACTGAGCCCAGCTTTGATGCCTTGTTCCAGCTGCCTTTTGACAGTGGGAGCGACTCCGCTACCatggagctgggagccctgttGGATGACACCACCTACGCCAGCCTAGAGTCCATCAACACTAATGACTTCCGGCAGCTGCTGAGCCAGGGGTCATCCATGGAGGGGGCTGATGGGCACAACATGCTTCTGACCTATCCCGACTCAATCACCCGCCTGATGAGCAGCCAGCGTGGTGTGGTGAGTGGGACAGGGGAAGAGTCACAAGGCGacggtggaggtggggggggcagcggtgcCAACAGCTTCATCAACGGGGTCCTAGGCACCCTCCCTGAAGAGAGCCTCACCTCCATGGGAGATCTGGACTTCAGTGCCTTGCTCAGCCAGTTCAGCTCCTCCTAG